In Dyadobacter sp. NIV53, a single window of DNA contains:
- a CDS encoding DUF2490 domain-containing protein, whose amino-acid sequence MRIKLLILVTLPLAGFNNSFSQTVEHNGWIFWSHQQKITEKWQFSSDIQVRTANLPGYINTVLIRPGIGYNVAKNQTLTVGYTYLGTWEKENDQMVYEPENRIFEQYQVENKIQNITVSNRIRFEQRFFHQPNDRFFAQRFRYNIQAQFPLIANQEFTKGMYAAFQNELFLNIQGKSKINNHVFDQNRTYIGLGYRLNKKLDLEADYMFRYLVDKDVNVRNNVLQIAIKSSF is encoded by the coding sequence ATGAGGATCAAATTATTGATATTAGTCACGTTGCCGTTAGCAGGTTTTAACAATTCTTTTAGTCAGACGGTTGAACACAATGGGTGGATTTTTTGGTCACACCAACAAAAAATTACAGAAAAATGGCAATTCAGTTCTGATATCCAGGTGCGAACTGCAAATCTGCCTGGATATATTAATACAGTACTGATCCGGCCGGGGATTGGCTACAATGTTGCTAAAAATCAGACATTAACAGTAGGTTATACCTATTTAGGCACCTGGGAAAAAGAAAACGACCAAATGGTTTACGAACCGGAAAACCGGATCTTCGAACAGTATCAGGTCGAAAATAAAATTCAAAATATTACGGTTTCAAACCGTATCAGATTCGAACAGCGGTTTTTCCATCAGCCAAACGACCGCTTTTTTGCACAGCGATTCAGATATAATATTCAGGCGCAGTTTCCTTTGATTGCAAATCAGGAATTTACAAAAGGAATGTATGCAGCTTTTCAAAATGAGCTGTTTTTAAATATCCAGGGAAAAAGCAAAATCAATAATCATGTATTCGACCAAAACCGGACTTACATCGGTCTGGGTTACAGGCTCAATAAAAAACTGGATTTAGAAGCAGATTACATGTTTCGTTATCTGGTCGACAAAGATGTGAATGTGCGAAACAATGTGCTGCAAATAGCCATTAAATCGTCATTTTAG
- a CDS encoding DUF6268 family outer membrane beta-barrel protein, translating to MKPCRCQDLKPGLTGMAPSKWITIKHSMAPGKVYRSIDGPSKKYTQEDCYIRAWIPVFHKSNFALVVGPHYRTEQLELKSYGENPINQLSGWRLRSMGVDIKSFIKLDSTSYLVAGSNINKSGNLTNYSDQNVPLNYTLMSAFIKKKSDRKEIGFGIMVSKSQNLRILPILVFNYNNPSGKSGIEIMLPKKVAYRYNLSPKDILYFRSEAVSKNYYTYGADKQGALFRLIDLDTGVQYDRQINKLIGVELFAGYRKNISNTLPLGIIPVRTSGLAASLEIYIKPPFKSKK from the coding sequence ATGAAACCCTGTAGATGCCAGGATTTAAAACCGGGACTTACAGGAATGGCGCCTTCTAAGTGGATTACCATAAAACATTCGATGGCACCCGGCAAGGTTTACAGATCCATTGATGGCCCGTCAAAAAAATATACACAGGAAGATTGTTACATAAGGGCATGGATTCCGGTTTTTCACAAATCCAATTTTGCTCTGGTTGTCGGTCCGCATTACCGAACGGAACAGCTGGAATTAAAAAGTTATGGTGAAAATCCGATCAATCAGTTATCTGGCTGGCGGCTCCGCTCGATGGGAGTCGATATCAAATCTTTCATAAAGCTGGACAGTACTTCGTATTTGGTCGCTGGCTCAAATATTAACAAAAGCGGAAATCTTACCAATTATTCTGATCAGAATGTCCCTCTGAACTATACTTTGATGTCAGCTTTTATAAAGAAAAAGTCTGATCGTAAAGAAATAGGCTTTGGTATCATGGTAAGCAAAAGTCAGAATTTAAGGATTCTGCCAATTTTGGTATTTAACTATAACAATCCATCCGGCAAATCAGGAATTGAAATTATGCTTCCGAAAAAAGTAGCATACCGATATAATTTATCCCCCAAGGATATCCTGTATTTCAGAAGCGAAGCAGTTTCCAAAAATTATTATACCTACGGTGCTGATAAACAAGGTGCTTTATTCCGGCTGATTGACCTGGATACAGGCGTACAATACGACAGGCAAATTAACAAACTGATTGGCGTGGAATTATTTGCCGGATACAGAAAAAACATAAGCAACACACTTCCTCTTGGAATTATCCCGGTCCGGACTTCGGGCTTGGCCGCATCCCTTGAAATCTATATCAAACCTCCCTTTAAATCAAAAAAATAG
- a CDS encoding AGE family epimerase/isomerase: MNPEQIKSYREEALHHLTKELLPFWETRCVDKENGGFITHFDNAGNDSGEDEKSLIAQTRTVYTFSAAHRAGYGEGRYADIAKHGVEFLIDKMWDNENGGFYWLMDRKGNVKIDEKIVYGHSFAIYSLAEYTLATGDPRGLEYAEKVFDLLQKYGADTCYGGYFEMFHKNWDLKGAGPAGGDRKTLDAHMHLMEAFTTLYEASGKQVHRRKLIEIIELLVNKIMHPVYGTGIPQFWADWAVAPQIKFDIIWGWDRFSEDGFKSSAEDNTSYGHNVEFAWLLMHALDIAGIPYSTYESQILKSFNHAVQHGIDWEFGGVYVEGSHEGEVYDREKEFWQQAEVIIGMLDAYRVYGDEKYLKAYDATHRFVFDKMIHHEVGEWLPLLTRQGEPIWKHMSHSWKVNYHSVRSMVQGIIRLDKLLAKN; encoded by the coding sequence ATGAACCCTGAACAGATTAAAAGTTACCGCGAAGAAGCATTGCATCATTTGACAAAGGAACTGTTGCCATTCTGGGAAACGCGTTGTGTGGATAAGGAAAACGGCGGATTTATTACTCATTTTGACAATGCAGGTAATGATTCCGGCGAAGATGAAAAATCACTGATCGCACAAACCAGAACAGTTTATACTTTTTCAGCTGCCCACCGTGCCGGTTATGGTGAAGGACGTTATGCTGATATTGCCAAACATGGTGTTGAATTTCTGATTGACAAAATGTGGGACAACGAAAATGGTGGCTTTTACTGGTTGATGGACCGGAAGGGAAATGTGAAAATTGATGAGAAAATTGTTTACGGACACAGCTTTGCTATATATAGCCTGGCCGAATATACACTCGCAACCGGCGATCCGCGTGGATTGGAATATGCTGAAAAGGTATTCGACCTGCTTCAAAAATATGGTGCAGATACGTGTTATGGTGGCTATTTTGAAATGTTCCACAAAAACTGGGATTTGAAAGGTGCTGGTCCCGCAGGTGGAGATCGCAAAACTTTGGATGCTCATATGCACCTCATGGAAGCTTTTACAACTTTGTACGAAGCAAGTGGCAAACAGGTTCACCGTCGCAAACTGATCGAAATTATTGAATTGCTGGTCAACAAAATTATGCATCCTGTTTATGGAACCGGCATACCGCAGTTCTGGGCAGACTGGGCTGTGGCACCCCAGATTAAATTTGACATTATCTGGGGCTGGGACCGCTTTTCGGAAGATGGTTTCAAGAGCTCCGCGGAAGATAACACCAGTTATGGCCACAATGTGGAGTTTGCCTGGCTCCTCATGCATGCATTGGACATAGCAGGTATTCCCTATTCTACTTATGAAAGTCAGATACTCAAATCATTTAATCATGCCGTTCAGCATGGAATTGACTGGGAGTTTGGCGGAGTCTATGTAGAAGGTTCGCATGAAGGGGAGGTGTACGACCGTGAAAAAGAATTCTGGCAGCAGGCCGAAGTGATCATTGGTATGCTGGATGCTTACAGGGTTTATGGAGACGAAAAATATCTGAAAGCTTATGATGCCACGCATCGCTTTGTTTTTGACAAAATGATCCATCATGAAGTGGGTGAATGGCTGCCATTATTAACGCGGCAGGGAGAACCGATCTGGAAGCATATGAGTCATTCATGGAAAGTCAATTATCATTCTGTTCGCTCAATGGTACAGGGGATAATCCGGTTGGATAAGTTATTGGCGAAGAATTGA
- a CDS encoding cytochrome ubiquinol oxidase subunit I produces the protein MDNFIAARSQMALSLGFHIIFSCIGMVMPFFMAVSHFYYLRTNNIVYKNVTKAWSKGVAIFFATGAVSGTVLSFELGLLWPEFMKHAGPIFGMPFSLEGTAFFIEAIALGFFLYGWDKFNKWFHWFTGVIVGVSGLASGILVVAANAWMNSPAGFDFIDGQYVNIDPIQAMFNDAWFSQALHMSIAAFVATGFAVAGVHAFMILKGKNVYFHTKSFTIAAIFGCAAAIIQPLSGDISAKDVAVRQPAKLAAMEAHFHTEKSASLVLGGIPDTENKKVDYAIKLPGFLSFLAHGDFTSEVKGLDQIPVENHPPVAIAHYAFQLMVGMGMLMMLVAVLYFIALWKKKQWLTSSWLLKLFVAATPLGFIAVEAGWTVTEVGRQPWIINGIMRTEEAVTPMPGIIYSFYIFSAVYVSLAMIVIFMLYRQIKMVGKLYDLPAK, from the coding sequence ATGGATAACTTCATAGCAGCCAGATCACAAATGGCCCTTTCGCTGGGTTTTCATATTATATTTTCCTGCATTGGTATGGTTATGCCCTTTTTCATGGCCGTCTCCCACTTTTACTACCTCCGAACCAATAATATTGTTTATAAAAATGTAACCAAAGCGTGGAGTAAAGGCGTAGCTATTTTCTTTGCGACCGGAGCTGTTTCCGGTACAGTTTTATCGTTTGAACTGGGACTGTTATGGCCGGAATTCATGAAACACGCCGGACCGATTTTCGGAATGCCATTTTCGCTCGAAGGCACTGCATTTTTTATTGAAGCGATTGCACTGGGCTTTTTTCTTTATGGCTGGGATAAATTCAATAAATGGTTTCACTGGTTTACAGGTGTTATCGTAGGTGTGAGCGGGCTGGCTTCGGGAATCCTTGTCGTGGCTGCAAATGCCTGGATGAATAGTCCGGCCGGTTTTGACTTCATTGACGGTCAGTATGTTAACATCGACCCTATTCAGGCGATGTTCAACGATGCATGGTTTTCACAGGCATTACACATGTCAATCGCTGCTTTTGTTGCCACCGGATTTGCTGTTGCAGGAGTTCACGCATTTATGATCCTGAAAGGAAAAAACGTTTATTTTCATACCAAATCATTTACAATTGCTGCCATATTTGGCTGCGCTGCGGCTATCATTCAGCCGTTGAGTGGAGACATTTCTGCTAAGGATGTTGCAGTGAGACAGCCCGCAAAACTTGCCGCAATGGAAGCGCACTTCCATACCGAGAAATCCGCATCGCTGGTACTTGGCGGAATTCCCGATACTGAAAATAAAAAAGTGGATTATGCTATTAAGCTGCCTGGATTTCTGAGCTTTCTGGCTCATGGTGATTTTACTTCGGAAGTAAAGGGGCTTGACCAGATACCCGTTGAAAATCATCCGCCTGTCGCTATTGCACATTATGCATTTCAGCTGATGGTGGGAATGGGTATGCTGATGATGCTGGTTGCAGTTTTGTATTTTATTGCGTTATGGAAGAAAAAGCAATGGCTCACCAGTTCATGGCTTTTAAAACTTTTTGTAGCAGCAACTCCACTCGGATTTATTGCCGTAGAAGCTGGCTGGACGGTAACAGAAGTCGGCCGGCAACCTTGGATTATCAATGGTATTATGCGGACCGAAGAAGCAGTAACTCCAATGCCTGGTATTATTTACTCGTTTTACATTTTTTCAGCCGTCTACGTTTCGCTTGCCATGATCGTGATTTTCATGTTATATCGCCAGATCAAAATGGTAGGAAAACTGTATGATCTCCCGGCAAAGTAA
- a CDS encoding GAF domain-containing sensor histidine kinase, with amino-acid sequence MSTNITKNILKTDQIIPDNELDRLLQLSGFDLDYTEHQNSFKNLVKLAAKVAGTSISLVNLVDSYTQWTLSNYGLELDQMAREDSVCQYTVMSDDHFEVLDLSADDRFKDKFYVNGDPHAKYYFGIPLRVGNGINIGALCVLDQEEKDLDPEKVELLKIIADEIVNRLKTFKVLEGLKLKFAEVNQIQNKVVHDIRGPLGGIIGLASIIHDQGENNQMEEVLEYVDMIYKSGNSILEMADEILNVHKQELGAQSNTRIRPFNLMVFKDKLERLYQPQAISKNINFVVNTTFETESISIPKSKLLQITGNLISNAIKFTSDGGEVTAGLTLVVNKAEKMLVITVQDSGVGLTDSSKDSILSGTAWSTDGTSGENGYGLGLALVKHLIESLAGTFKICSESGKGTTFTVQIPQE; translated from the coding sequence ATGTCAACTAATATAACTAAAAACATTTTAAAAACGGATCAAATCATTCCTGATAACGAACTGGATAGGTTACTTCAACTTTCTGGCTTTGATCTGGACTATACTGAACATCAGAACAGTTTTAAAAATCTTGTTAAACTGGCAGCAAAAGTTGCAGGAACAAGTATCTCACTTGTGAATCTGGTTGATTCCTACACCCAGTGGACGCTTTCAAATTATGGTCTGGAACTAGACCAAATGGCGCGAGAGGATTCAGTATGCCAATATACGGTCATGAGCGATGATCATTTTGAAGTATTGGACTTATCAGCGGATGATCGTTTCAAGGATAAGTTTTATGTAAACGGCGATCCGCATGCCAAATATTATTTCGGGATACCTTTAAGGGTTGGAAATGGCATCAATATCGGAGCCTTATGCGTACTGGATCAGGAAGAAAAGGATCTGGATCCTGAAAAAGTGGAGCTTTTAAAAATAATCGCTGATGAAATTGTGAACCGGCTGAAAACTTTCAAAGTGCTCGAAGGGCTAAAGCTGAAATTTGCAGAAGTAAATCAGATACAAAATAAGGTAGTACATGATATTCGTGGGCCATTGGGTGGTATTATTGGCCTTGCTTCCATTATCCATGATCAGGGCGAAAATAATCAGATGGAGGAAGTGCTTGAATATGTCGACATGATATACAAAAGCGGAAATTCCATTCTTGAAATGGCTGATGAGATTTTAAATGTGCATAAACAGGAACTTGGTGCACAAAGTAACACCAGAATAAGGCCGTTTAATCTGATGGTTTTTAAAGATAAACTGGAAAGATTGTATCAGCCTCAGGCAATTAGCAAAAATATCAATTTTGTTGTCAATACGACTTTTGAAACCGAGTCCATTTCTATTCCAAAAAGCAAATTATTACAGATTACCGGTAACCTGATTTCCAACGCTATAAAATTTACTTCCGACGGCGGGGAAGTGACGGCAGGGTTAACACTGGTTGTAAATAAAGCAGAAAAAATGCTGGTGATTACTGTTCAGGATAGCGGTGTAGGTTTAACGGATAGCAGTAAAGATTCAATTCTGAGTGGAACTGCATGGTCTACCGACGGAACCAGTGGTGAAAACGGATATGGCCTGGGACTGGCGTTGGTTAAACACCTGATTGAAAGCCTTGCCGGAACATTTAAAATATGTTCTGAATCAGGAAAAGGAACCACTTTTACAGTGCAGATCCCTCAGGAATGA
- a CDS encoding cytochrome d ubiquinol oxidase subunit II, whose protein sequence is MLYVVIVFLWTSILLYLLLGGADFGAGIIELFTSRKNKSVTRKTLYSAIGPIWESNHMWLIIAIVILFVGFPTIYTTMSVNLHIPLTIMLLGIIARGTAFTFRHYDAVVDDMQNLYNPIFAWSSFITPFFLGIIAGSAVSGHIDPQANTFPEAYIFSWLHWFAVSVGLFTVTICGFLASVYLIGETDNEQDRLRFAHKAQFFNIAAVICGVLVFIASIVENIPLIEWVFGNWVGRIAILSATLSLVFMWYLLYQGKTILLRPLAGFQVTMILITTTYRHFPNIIILKNGGYLSLMEHSGQDKTIYTLGMALLVGSVFILPALFYLIYSFQKKGAVNS, encoded by the coding sequence ATGCTCTACGTTGTTATCGTTTTTCTTTGGACCTCCATCCTACTCTATCTGCTGCTTGGCGGTGCAGATTTTGGTGCCGGTATCATCGAACTTTTTACATCCAGGAAAAATAAAAGTGTAACCCGTAAAACTTTGTATTCTGCCATCGGCCCAATATGGGAATCGAACCACATGTGGCTGATTATTGCCATTGTAATACTATTTGTAGGCTTTCCTACTATATACACCACCATGTCGGTCAATCTGCACATTCCGCTGACAATCATGCTATTAGGTATCATAGCGCGTGGAACTGCATTTACATTCCGGCATTATGATGCAGTGGTTGACGATATGCAGAATCTTTACAATCCTATCTTCGCCTGGTCAAGTTTTATTACACCATTCTTTTTGGGAATTATTGCGGGAAGTGCAGTTTCCGGGCATATCGATCCGCAGGCCAATACATTTCCTGAAGCATATATATTCAGCTGGCTGCATTGGTTTGCTGTTTCCGTCGGATTATTTACCGTTACGATTTGTGGTTTCCTTGCATCGGTTTATCTGATCGGAGAAACAGATAATGAACAGGACCGGTTACGTTTTGCGCATAAAGCACAGTTTTTCAATATAGCTGCGGTTATTTGCGGGGTACTCGTCTTTATAGCTTCCATAGTGGAAAACATTCCGCTGATTGAATGGGTTTTCGGAAACTGGGTAGGAAGAATTGCCATTTTATCGGCTACATTATCGCTGGTGTTTATGTGGTATTTATTATATCAGGGCAAAACAATTCTACTTCGCCCGCTTGCAGGCTTTCAGGTAACAATGATTTTGATTACCACCACTTACAGGCATTTTCCAAACATTATTATCCTGAAAAACGGCGGTTATCTTTCACTGATGGAACACAGCGGCCAGGACAAAACCATTTATACATTGGGAATGGCACTCCTTGTTGGCAGCGTTTTTATTTTACCTGCGTTATTCTATCTGATTTACAGTTTTCAAAAGAAAGGAGCCGTTAATTCCTAA
- a CDS encoding DUF4919 domain-containing protein, with translation MQKLLLVILILISTGIIKAQDKIDLQKVKSAAQDSVSEFYFPKLVKEFSVAPEYFPLTKGKYLYYRYIYSPTYKVYDFSKNRSEFDKFFDRRNWKKSIPLGEKILLDNPIDVGMLNRMVYCYNQTNELDKAALLKGRADVLYRVILSSGEGESEESCYKIINIGEEYIIMAGKGIKGISRISKRKENSVMDIWMTKDSKSNQEKRLYFELLQNMDAMPKFK, from the coding sequence ATGCAAAAGTTACTACTCGTTATATTAATTCTGATTTCAACAGGTATTATTAAGGCTCAGGATAAAATTGATTTACAAAAAGTAAAATCGGCAGCTCAAGATAGCGTGTCAGAGTTTTACTTTCCTAAGCTCGTAAAAGAATTTTCGGTAGCACCAGAGTATTTTCCTTTAACAAAAGGAAAATATCTGTATTATAGGTACATATATTCGCCAACTTATAAAGTTTACGATTTTAGTAAGAATAGAAGTGAGTTTGATAAGTTTTTTGACCGGAGAAATTGGAAAAAATCGATTCCGCTTGGAGAAAAGATTTTGTTAGATAATCCTATAGATGTGGGAATGCTGAATAGAATGGTTTATTGTTATAACCAGACTAACGAATTGGACAAGGCTGCCTTGTTAAAAGGGCGTGCTGATGTCTTATACCGGGTCATTTTATCCAGCGGAGAAGGAGAAAGTGAAGAATCCTGTTACAAGATCATTAATATAGGGGAGGAATATATTATAATGGCTGGCAAAGGAATAAAGGGCATATCCCGGATATCAAAAAGAAAAGAAAACTCTGTAATGGATATTTGGATGACAAAAGATTCTAAATCAAATCAGGAGAAACGCTTATATTTTGAATTACTTCAGAATATGGATGCAATGCCTAAATTCAAATAA
- a CDS encoding S9 family peptidase, translating to MKKIIAFLLFTACTSYAQNMQDLIIDSKLIKSDDLLWDLETLSKSPEIQLTGKKGKVQTLLYKSVNYQGKPTQVFAYYCNPDLLAGKPSGKNKFPGIVLIHGGGGKAFKVWVEKWAAEGYAAIAMDLAGNGEDGKKLVLAGPDQGDEDKFAKMENGNLKDVWTYHAVASAILAHSLLLNLPEVDASRTCVTGISWGGYLTCIVASLDNRFKAAAPVYGCGFYDESDVFKFPLQQLSPDNQSKWMKHFDPSSYLAFAKPGFLFVNGNKDKFYNVVPYDKTYRLIPENQRTICIIPNMPHGHESGWEPHEIRYFFESMLNHKSQVITVNTVLKNSDSLNVSYSSPVSLWHAEFYYSNDTASANEQRVWNSQKVVINPEKQTISCPIPKEGFKYGFFYLKDHRNISTSSEFIIN from the coding sequence ATGAAAAAAATCATTGCTTTCCTGTTATTTACAGCTTGTACAAGTTACGCTCAAAATATGCAGGATTTAATAATAGACAGTAAATTGATAAAATCGGATGACCTTTTATGGGATTTAGAAACATTAAGCAAAAGCCCGGAAATCCAATTGACAGGTAAAAAAGGAAAAGTACAAACATTACTATACAAAAGTGTTAATTATCAAGGTAAGCCTACACAGGTTTTTGCCTATTACTGCAATCCTGATTTGCTGGCTGGAAAGCCTTCTGGTAAAAACAAGTTTCCCGGCATTGTACTGATTCATGGAGGAGGCGGAAAAGCTTTTAAAGTATGGGTGGAAAAATGGGCAGCGGAAGGATACGCGGCTATTGCTATGGACCTGGCCGGAAACGGAGAAGATGGCAAAAAACTAGTACTGGCCGGGCCGGATCAGGGTGACGAGGACAAATTTGCAAAAATGGAAAATGGAAATCTTAAAGATGTATGGACATATCATGCAGTTGCCAGTGCCATTCTGGCTCATTCGTTGTTATTGAATCTGCCCGAAGTAGATGCTTCCAGAACCTGTGTTACCGGAATAAGCTGGGGTGGATACCTGACGTGTATTGTTGCAAGTCTGGATAACCGTTTCAAGGCTGCTGCTCCGGTTTACGGATGTGGATTTTATGATGAATCTGATGTTTTTAAATTCCCCTTACAACAGCTTTCTCCGGATAACCAGTCAAAATGGATGAAGCATTTCGATCCGTCATCTTACCTCGCTTTTGCAAAACCGGGATTTCTATTTGTTAATGGCAATAAAGACAAGTTTTATAACGTGGTTCCTTACGACAAAACGTACCGTCTTATACCTGAAAACCAACGTACCATATGTATCATACCAAATATGCCGCACGGTCATGAGTCCGGTTGGGAACCACATGAAATCCGGTATTTTTTTGAAAGTATGTTGAACCATAAAAGCCAGGTAATCACAGTAAATACAGTTTTAAAAAATAGTGACTCGTTAAATGTGTCTTACAGTTCTCCGGTATCACTTTGGCATGCGGAGTTTTATTATTCCAATGACACTGCTTCAGCCAATGAACAACGTGTCTGGAACAGCCAAAAGGTAGTCATCAATCCTGAAAAACAAACAATTTCCTGTCCAATACCAAAAGAAGGATTTAAATACGGATTCTTTTATCTAAAAGATCACCGGAATATTTCCACTTCCAGTGAGTTTATAATTAATTGA
- a CDS encoding 3-hydroxyacyl-CoA dehydrogenase family protein, whose product MINTQEIPVGVVGLGLMGCSIVTCLLLANHPVVAIAPISADLLHAEKRIREHLEKSFENGIIRNTPDFYFKNLIITEDYSRLSSCQLVIECTIENIEIKESVYKKIENVITPEALLTSNTSAIPISTLQKLTAHPERFLGLHWTEPAHTTRFLEIICGDDSDIKNGEYLYELSYLWGKEPILVRKDIAGFITNRLMYAMYREAISLVENGYATVEDVDRSCRNNAGYFMTFVGIFRWMDLTGVPAYHTVMQRLFPTLNNSTEVPELIDKIVREGGRGISNAQGFYDYTPEEARLWEETFTEFTYEIRELALRYPVDLVKRKLTEKQNKDV is encoded by the coding sequence ATGATAAATACTCAAGAAATTCCTGTTGGCGTTGTCGGACTTGGTTTAATGGGGTGCAGTATTGTTACCTGTTTATTGCTGGCAAACCATCCTGTTGTTGCCATTGCCCCAATCAGTGCCGATTTGCTGCATGCCGAAAAAAGGATCAGGGAACATCTTGAAAAGTCATTTGAAAACGGTATAATCCGGAATACACCTGATTTCTACTTTAAAAATCTGATCATTACGGAAGATTATTCCCGATTAAGTTCCTGCCAGTTAGTGATTGAATGTACCATTGAGAATATTGAAATTAAAGAAAGTGTTTATAAGAAAATAGAAAATGTTATTACTCCTGAGGCGTTACTGACCAGTAATACATCTGCAATTCCAATAAGTACATTACAAAAACTGACGGCCCATCCTGAACGATTTTTAGGCCTGCACTGGACTGAGCCTGCGCATACAACGCGATTTCTTGAAATCATCTGTGGTGACGACAGCGATATTAAAAATGGTGAATACTTATACGAACTTTCTTATTTATGGGGCAAAGAACCTATTCTGGTAAGGAAAGATATTGCAGGATTTATTACGAACCGGCTTATGTACGCCATGTACCGGGAAGCGATAAGCCTTGTAGAGAATGGCTATGCAACCGTTGAAGATGTGGACAGATCGTGCAGGAACAATGCTGGTTATTTTATGACTTTTGTTGGTATTTTCCGCTGGATGGACCTAACCGGCGTTCCTGCATATCATACTGTAATGCAGCGGCTTTTCCCTACTCTTAATAACAGCACAGAAGTGCCCGAACTGATAGACAAAATCGTGCGTGAAGGTGGAAGAGGTATTTCCAATGCACAGGGTTTCTATGATTACACGCCGGAAGAAGCACGTTTATGGGAAGAAACTTTCACGGAGTTTACCTACGAAATCAGAGAACTGGCACTTCGTTATCCTGTTGACCTGGTCAAAAGAAAATTAACAGAAAAACAGAATAAAGATGTGTGA
- a CDS encoding ankyrin repeat domain-containing protein has protein sequence MDNYDHVIIHAARLGNTDVLKELVAQKTDVNARDDKGYTPLIIACYNNHYEAAEYLLQSGADVNAQDFGGNTALMGVSFKGYADIAGLLIKHGADLNLRHGNGGTALMFAAMFGRNEMVKLLLNHGADKTIVDVRGLSVLDLAAQQGNEEAIVLLQ, from the coding sequence ATGGACAATTACGATCATGTTATCATACATGCTGCCCGGCTGGGAAATACCGATGTGCTGAAAGAATTGGTTGCACAAAAAACCGATGTGAATGCCAGGGATGATAAAGGTTACACGCCGCTTATCATTGCCTGTTACAATAATCATTATGAAGCGGCAGAATATTTACTTCAGTCCGGAGCAGATGTAAATGCACAGGATTTTGGAGGTAATACTGCTTTGATGGGCGTATCTTTTAAAGGTTATGCAGATATTGCGGGATTACTTATTAAACACGGTGCTGACCTGAACCTGCGGCATGGTAACGGAGGTACTGCTTTAATGTTTGCAGCAATGTTCGGCCGAAATGAAATGGTAAAATTATTATTAAATCACGGAGCCGACAAAACCATTGTAGATGTAAGAGGGCTTTCAGTGCTCGATCTCGCAGCACAGCAGGGAAATGAAGAGGCGATTGTACTTTTACAATAA